TCAACAACATCTGCCCAAAATCTTTGCCCGTCATACCATCCTAGCAAGGGATGAACAACAATCACACCATCCTAGAAATGAACGCTCCAAGATTGTCCAACTTATTcacatataaataaattttccaCTTAGAAAGTTTGTAAACTATTTCAGTCCTGCACTAACATTTCTACCAAAGTCTAAAACTATGATTCAGTTCTCCTCAGCAGAGTTATAAAGATTTATTTTTTGCCATATCAGTTCAAGGCTGAAAACTGCCTCCTTTCAGAAGCCCAAAATAACTGGGCAAATTGTTCAAAATCGTCCATAAGTACATCCTTACCAACAGGCTTCGGTGTAGAACCTCCACacataccaaaagaaaagagagagaggatgATAAAGATCAAAATGTCCTTCGACTCTTATACTAGTAATACTAACAGAAGCCAATCAAACATATTGCAATCATATTAATGTGATAACCGTGAGTCATCCAACTGAGAGAGTTGAAGATATGTACAGAAGAAACACCATTAAAATCAGATATTAATAAACAAGCCGATACCTTAAGGATCGCCTGCAATCTTGGTCTAACATCCTTTTCAATGTCATAGAAAATAATAGGCGGAAACAAAAGGAGAATTTGTCTCTTACATCCTTCTGCCActccaatatcatcaagaaatTCCATCAGACGCTTTATATGACTCTCCTTAGGTAGTAACAGAAGTCGTGGAAATGATTCAATAAGATATCGGAAAGATGCATCTTCAGAACCTAACAAATGTAGACCTCCACGCCTTGCTTGAATCTACAAAAAGTACAATATCATTATGTAGTTGCTAGCAGGAAGTATTATTCAGACTCGTTTTAACTGACTTAAAGTGGACTATGGTGGAGAGTGAGAGAATGATTGGATGTCAAAGTAATATGTTAAGattaattggaattgggtgaaCTGTAGAGGAGCAGTCATGTAAGGCTACGATATAAAGTACTGGTTGACCATAGTTACTACTTACTTCAAGGGTTTGTAGACGACAGACTTTGCCATTTaggaaaaatagtcataattAAGAAGGCATATATCTAGATATAGATGTAATTGATTTTAGTTCCACAAACTTTAGGGTAGGTACAGCTCAATGAAAGTGTAACAGACACAGTACCACAAATGTCAAGACAGGCGCAGTAAATAGGCTTCATTAACCATCCTGATTCAAGGAGGCAACTGACCTTCTCAAAAAATGACAAGGTCTGCTGGATATCCTCATCAATACTGATGGACAAGTGCATCATCATTTGCCGGGCATTTCTAGCAATAAGTCCTCCATCATCACTGTCTGCGAAGAATATCTTCTTCAGATACTTAACCTATGAGCAAGTAAAACAGGGATCAGGACATGTGATAAAGAACCTAAAAAGGGTTCAAACCTCTTATCTCAAGAAAGAGATGTCTGTATGCCCACTCGTGAGCTTTTTCAATTGCCTTAACCATGGCATGAATGGATTTTATATAGGCAGTTTAAAGATCTTCATCAATAACTATATGTTAACCTATACTTCACCTCAATGTTTGAACCAGAGGTAATCTTAGCAATTTTGGAAAGCATTCCAGTGACTATATTACTTTCTTATCTAGCCAAACTAAATCAAGGTTCTTCATTCTCCTGTGATATgttcaatagaacctgatcaGGATTCTCCCACTGAGCTCATGGGATTGCCATAGAATGAGCCAACACTACGAAAGATGAATAGCATATCAacttttgacattattaaaagGTGTTTGCTAATTAGTGTTACATGTACTGTTCTGTTTAAGCAAAAGAAAAACAGGAGACAACAGTGCACCAAGCAGCTGTGAACcaatattttgatttaaaagaaaaaaacagcACTTCAATCGCagaattaaatcaagaattccacAAAAATGACCTGATGTACACTAGAGTAGTGGTATTACCTTATCGATGAGGGTAGGTAGTGTCTTAGAGGAAAAATAGCGAGCTAAGTGGGTTGCAGAAGAGAGAGTGAGGCCAATGCTCTCCAAGAAGGGAAGCATGCCCTTATCACCTTTTTGCTTTGCCATCAGGTAGACCTTCCTCTTGAAAGGTGGTTTTTCATCATCAGTAGTGCTCCACGAATTCCATAAGGAAAAGTCATCCAGGTCACGGACGCTATCTATCAACATGCTGACGTACTTAGGTGAGTTGAGTGCTATTTCCATGGATTCCTCGTTAGAAACGCCAAGTTCTTGAAGATAACAGCTGACAGCCTCCCTGGCTTCACATTCTTCCACGTCTTCTGCTGTTCCGTTAGACCTAGCAGCAGCAGCAAGCGGAACAAGTGGCCCAAAACTCAACTTGCGGCAGCGGAGACGAGAGACTTGCTCTGGGCGTACAAAATTGGTATTGCAATGGcaaggaaaaaggaaaggttGGGGATTTGAGTTGGGGACGACGAATGccaaataattttgaaggcaATTTGAAGACATATCCTAATCTGAAAACCCTTTCGACAAAATTCCACCTTGCACTCGTTTTTCTTCCCTATGTTACACGCCCAAGCCAATCTTCCACCTCTCTGTGtctgtttttcttctttcatttgTCATGTGTCTAGGGCGAGAGGACCTCACTGTCGAATGACAACAAAAACCAGAACggtgatatttttttatttttatttttattttttgtctttttatcACATAGTATATCAATTGGTGATATTAACAGTTTCAGCTAGGGGCTATCACCACGGACTTTTTGAAACCGTCCCATCATATCGCCACGGTTAAGTTAATTTTCAGTatttctttaagaaaaagtcATGTAACAAGTATATGTTAGAACACGATACCAAGTATACTTCTAGGACTTTGGCAAAAACTCTCAAGATATTTTATTGCTTAAAAGGCGATGAatcaagaaaagatgaaatacAACAAGAATAGGAATACATCCCGCTATTTTACAATAttaaataaagacaaaaaatCTAGATCACACGAGCGGGAAGTACTTAATCATGATGGTACGCAAGAATCAAGTCTAGTAAGATTAGGAGAAGAAAGATATCTAATACTTTACAGCTTGCTACTCAAGATCGTTGGAATACCTTGTAGCTTAGAGGTTACTACTCAAGGTACTATAACTAATTTAGTTTGAATGGAAGTAGCATAATAGGTTTCGAAATTGGGATGTTGGgtctgtaacacctcgtacctttaaactagGCTACGTTCATGATttgggacttagaaaccaagacgGGAGCGCGGCATTAGAAAATTCCTTCAGAATGGGAAAAGTACGAGCTACGTCaaattgtacgggccgtacttttaAGGCGTACCTTGCCTTGGGAGAAAGTTGGAGGTTCTGGAAATTTTCATCCATGTACGGGCAAGATTGTACAGGTCGTATGCCACTGGAATTTTGTAATACCTCAGACCTTTAACTTAGGCCTTGACCATGATcccagacttagaaaaccagataaaaAATGTGAGAATTGGAAATTTCTCTTTAGCTATCAGATGGGGATTTACGCCCCAGAATACAGACCGTAAAccagtatacggcccgtatttcaagttGTAAAGTGGCACCCAAAATCACtgtgcattctggaatttgtCTGGtggaattttcatattgttaaatacggaccatattttgaaatacggccccGTAAAGTGTGATCGTATTTAAGGACGAAACGGAAACCAGTGATTCTGTTTGAAACATGTTGAATTACGGCccaggtttacggaccgtatttcccAACCCGCACCAGAACTTATAAATACCTTCctttagttattttattttgtttttcataatttcaagccctagaaacgaagtgttcttctcccaacaatccaaaacaacaaGGTAAGTCATTCTAAActcttccaaatcaattctatcatatatgctcttaatctaatcatgaaactatgttcttaacatagggttttcaagaaaacccaattaaagagCATAAAGAGCAAAACCTTGGAACTCTTTTTCCAAGACCAGATTATTATTCAAGtttgagagcaatttcaggtatgttaagcatACTATCTACATGAGGAACATTGTTTAATCATCCTCATACCTCAATTatcataattctcataaatccagcaagttcatgattttgccctagttcttgattttcataaccTAGGGTTAGAGCTCAGTTTTCTGATTACGTTTATACTTGTTATGCATGCTATGGACCCTAGCTTGATCTAAAAGACTTGTAATTCAATCTACGAGTTTCAGAATGCAGTCTAAGTTATCAGTCAGGTTACAGAGCCAGTAGTCAATTTTACACTTGTTGCTTCATGTTTGATTGGGCCGAAGGCCatagttatgattcatatgcatatgtaattattttgggcCTGAGGTCATAGCTTTGAGATCTCATTAtttattgggcctgaggccatagtTACATGATATTTGCACATGTGGTTTCTATACAGATCAGCTCATGATATGAGTATTCAGTTTTATTATGTTTAATTGTTCATATATCCCCTATCATTGCTTCAGATGCTTATCATActtgtacaattcaaatgtactaacgtccttatGTATGGGCCTGCACTTCACGGTGCGAGTACGACTTTCGAGGAGGATACGGCAGTCGCTTACCTTCCGGCGCTTTGAGTACATCGAGCTAGTTGGTGAGCCCTCTCATCCAGGGCTTCCGTCGATTTTCGAGTAttagttagttcattagtatttGAGGCATGTCAGGGTCTTGTCCTGACCTAGTTATTCTTTTAGTATTTTGatcatagaggtttcatagacacaaactttagtcagttatgttggttttgcctcacaacatttatttccgcattcattattatatttgagttaGAGCATTCTCTTGCTTCGTGTTATATCTTGCATGCTTCCATGATACAACTGTTAGATTCAACAGCCATGGGTTCGCTCGATCATAGACAGTCAGGCATCGAGTGTCGTGTCACACCCAGGCCagggttcggggcatgacaaatTTAGGTCCCATGTACGGCGAGAATGTATGGGCCGTACATGGAGGCTGTACTTCACCCTCTTCAGCTAGAAAATATGTCACGCCCTGAACAATGGCTTGGGCGTAACACCGCACTCGGTTCCTTGCTACATGTGACCAagtgaaccacatggcttgctaaaTCAACATGGACATGAACTAATACGAAATACACTTTAAAACATGGATAATCTGAATAATCATGGAATCTCGTAATGATAATGAAAATACTTGTTCAAAACATGAAGCAGAAATATCTgaataaacatgataatattgagacaaaatggctatacgactctgaatatctgacataaTATAATTGACTAGTCTAtaaaacctctgacatgagtctgactgctaaactATTTATCGGGATAAagcccccggcataccttaactgcataactgataagaaataaataaaggtaACACCCCGAATAGAATGGGGCTCACAAACAGCTGATATGTGCTGAGTCCTAATGAGCTAAttcgtcgtcctgtaaatctgcattgtgaaatgcaggcccctaTGCAAATAAAATGTCacgcccgaaccatggcctgggagTGACATGGCACTCAATGCCTGACTGTCTATGATCGAGCAAACCTATGGTACCTTGAGTCTAAGATTGTATCATGAAACGTAAATCATAAAATGAACCAAAAGAATACTCTAACTCAAATATAATAGAGGATGCGGAAATAAATGTTGTGAGGCAAAACTAACATAACTGAATAAAGATtgtgtctatgaaacctctatgatCAAAATACTATAAGAATAACTAAGTTAGGACATGACCCTGACATGCCTCAAGTGCTAATGAACTAACTAATACTAAAAGGGAATAGATGGGGAAAGCCCTTGAAGAGAGTGGCTACCAACTAGCTAATGTCTCGTCTTTGGCTAAAAGCTAAAGCGAAATTTGTTGTATCCTCACGAAAGTCGGACTACGCATCGTGAAGTGCGAGGCCCATACataaggacgttagtacatttgaattgtacaagTATGATAAAAGCGGAGCAATAATAAGGGATATATGAACAATAAAGCATAATGAGCGAATACTATAAATCATTGATGCGTATATAAACCACTGTGCAAATATCATATAACTGGCCTCGGGGCCCGATAAATAATATGAGATCTCAAAGCTATGGCTCGGgcccaaaataattacatatgcatatgaatcataactatggccttaggcccaatcaAACATGAAGTAACAAGTGTAAAAGCTTGACTATTTGACTCTTTATGTGATTGATGACTTAGGTGCATTATGAGACTCGTAGATTGAATTACAAGTCTTTTAGATTAAACTAGGGTCCATAGAATGCATAAACAAGTATGAACATAATCAGAAAACTGAGCTCTAACCCTAggttatgaaaatcaagaactaggGCAAAATCACGAACGTATTTGGATTTACGGGAATTATGATAATTGAGGTATGAGGATGATTAAACAATGTTCCTCGTGTAGATAGTATGCTTAACATACTTGGAATTGCTCTCAAACTTGAATAATAATATAGTCTTGAAAAAGAGTTCAAGATTTTGCTCTTTATGCTTTTTAAttgggtttttcttgaaaaacctATGTAAgaacatgatttcatgattagattaagagcatatatgatagaattgatttggaagagtttggaatgacttaccttgttgttttggattgttgggagaaGAACACTTCGTTTCTAGTGGCTTGGAATTatgaaaaacgaaataaaataaGCGAAGATTTGGTATTTATAGGTTCGAGGTGGGGGTTAGAAATACGGACAAAATACGATTAGTAAACTAATTTCGGTCCGGAGACCGTATCGACATATTCCAAACGAAAATGTTGTTTTATGTTTCCTTCTTAAATACGATACACTTTACGggtcatatttcaaaatacggtcgtatttaacaatataaaattCCACGTAGCCAAATTCAAAATGCACGGTGATTTTGGGTGTCactttacgacttgaaatacgaCGCTATAAGGTTTAGACAGTCCGTGTCCCAGGGCGTAAATCCCCGTCCCGACAAGTGAAGAGAAATTTCCAATTCTCCatttctttattgttttctaAGTACGGGATCATAGTCAaggcttaagttaaaggtcGAGGTTTTACAATATCTCTCCTTGGGATCAttttcgtcctcgaatgatggatTTTGAATAAAAGGAACTAAGACATGTGCACACTAACTATCATTAGCACGTAGCGGACGAAATTTGGGTAGAATTAACCTATTAACTAAGCAACTAATTGGTGATTGTCTAACATGGAATGGATAATGGAAACTATAGGAAGGAAACGAGAGGAAGTACAATAATTATGCGGACATTTTGCTAGTTGTTCTCTGTTAGATAGGGATATACGGACTTCGTAATCTTTCGACTTCCCAGTAACTCTTCAACTTTTGACTTCTCATAAAACCTTTCAGAGGCTACACActctttagttctcaacttgcgaatcGACGATAAAGATTTTCAATCGGacttcctcataagtcaaactATCATTGAGCTATAGAGTCAGTCGGGATAACACAGAGGGGTCTCGCACTCACTTTCTcgacatggacacatgaaacactagATGTACGATTCCAACTCTCTGTGGCAATTCAAGCTGCGCATAGCACTAGATCAGCCCTTTTCGCACTAATTACGTATGGTCCGATATAGTGAGGACTAAGTTTCCCTTCTTCCAAACACATGACACCCCATAGGCGAATCTTtgagaaatacccaatcatgaACTTCAAACACTAAATCTCTCCGTCACATCTatataagacttttggcgactacGAGCCGTCTTCTTCAAATGctcttgaattaacttgacCTTTTCCATAGCACGATAGACCAAATCTTGTCCCAACAACTCTCGCTACCACTTCGAACCAACAATCGGTGATCTACTCCTTCGCCCATAAAGAGCTTCAACGGTGCCATCAGATACTttggtaatgatgttgttgtaagcaaactcaacaaaGAGGTAGGTGATCATCCcgattacctttgaaatcaaggacacaTGCCTTTAACATATCCTCGAGGTTTGAATGGTCTGGCGCTGCCGACCGTACGAGGGTGGAAATGTCGTGCCGGGGTTAACCTTTGAACCCGATCCCTTCGAAAGGATTTCTAAAATTTTCTTGTGAAttgagcaccacgatctgaaataatggacaacGGGAGTCCGTGAAGCCTAACAATTTCGCGaatatacaacttggcataGTCTCAGCGTATGTGGTCTTAACAAAGAAGTGCGGCGACTTCGTAAGTCTTTCCATaatcacccaaattgaatcatgcTTTTTATTTCGAACGGTAATCTGCtatgaaatccatatttatcatctccacGGGAATATCAATATTCGATTATGAAGCCACCGGGCCTgcggtgttcggctttcacttgcggACAATTTGGACATAGCCGCAAAATCCGCTACATTTTTCTTatgtcattccaccaataaatcttcttaagatcgtgatacatctttgtggaacctgggtgaatggaatacctagaTGGTGAGCTTGACGATTCTCTCTACGAGCCCATCTATATCGGAACACATAATTGTTCGATATCTCAAGGTTCCGTCATCTCCCTTGTTCGAAAGCcatcgtcttatgcttgtgaatcccctttttcagctgcaacaagtagggatcttTATACTGCTTCTCTTTAACTTCAACGACTACGGAGAAAAGggctctattctgaacaaccatACTGCCATCATCGGAGTCCAATAGTCGAACCCTAAGACTGGCCAAACGGTGGACTTCCTTGGTTATAATTTTCTTATCTGCATCAACATGAGcaaaacttcccatggaacgccgactgagagcatcggctactGACATTCTCCTTCCTgtggatgatagagaatatcccgtcatagtccttaagcaattcgagccatcttcttGCCTAAGATTCCTTCACATGAAAATATATCTGTGAGCTTTTATGATCCgttaaaatatcaacatgcactccatacaaataatgacgccatatcttaagtgcaaaaactacgtaccaactctaagtcatggtcggataattcttctcgtgaaccTTGATCGACGAGACGAGATGTATAAGCTACCATAAGACACATTCGAGACCACGCTccgcatcacaataaactacgaACCCCTTGGTCCCTTCGGCAAGGTCAAATCGGAGCTGAAGTCAACCTTGTTTTCAACTCTCAAAATAGCAAGCATGCGACCCCGAAACTTAGACCGAGTTAAACTAGTTAACGCCGAGATGGTCGTAGTAAAAACAAGAAACTACGAATATCTAAAACAGAGATGAGTCCGGGCCAACTCTTCTTCAATCTTAGTGTTATCGATTCGGAAATAACATGGCCTAAGAGAGCCAAAATTCAAGCATACCAATACACACCAAGTGTCCGTAATACTACTGCGAGGCGATGAGCTCTTTGACTCGAACCCCTCGAGTACTAAAATAGTCGATGAAGACAAATACGAAAAGATCGAGATACGGCTTTAAACGCTCGTTTTAAAGTGCCGCCGGTGCATTCGTCAACCCAAAAGGCATTAAGACACATCTGAGACCCACGcccaaagcatcacaataaactacaaACCCCTCGGTCCCTTCCTAAGAAGGTCAAAATTCAAGTCaaccttgttttcaaaagaaccGACCACCGAAACTTAGACGAGTTAATCTAGTCAACGAAGTGAGGATGGAGGAAAATCCCTCTATAAAACACCCGGTGCTAGACCTCAAGAAACTACAAATATCCGAAACGAGAAAAGGTCCGCCAACTCTTGCCTCAATCTTAGTGTTATCAACTCGAATACCTTATTCGAAAAtaacatggcctaagaatgccacaaacttaagccaaaattcacacttggaaaactttgCGAATAGCTCACGGTCCTTAAGAGTTTGTAATACCACTCTGAGGTGCTGAGCATGATCTGACTCGCTGCGGAagtatactaaaatatcatcgatgaagacAATCATGAAGAGATTGAGATACGGCTTAAACACTTTTGTTCATAAGATCCGCAAGGTTCTTGGCGCATTCAACTCCGAAAAACATGACAcaaaactcataatgcccatatctgGTTCTAAATCTGTCTTAGGAATATATTTTTCCTTGACCTTAAGCTGATGGTAACcagatctgaggtcaatcttagAATAAAACTGGGCACCctaaagttggtcaaataagtcaccTATTCTAGGAAGGGGATATCTGTTCTTGATAGTGACTTTATTAAGCTGGCGATAGTCTATACACATGCGCATGAAACTATCTTTCTTTCGCACGAATAGGACTGGTGCGCCCTATAGGGAAACACTGGGGCGGATGAATCCCTTATCTAGGTGGTCTTTTAACTGAGCCTTAAGTTCTTTGAgttctgctggagccattctatatGGCGGAATTGAGATAGGCTTAGTGCCAGGGAGATTCCGAACTCTATTTCCCTATCAGGAGGGATTCCTGGAAGGTCTCCGGAAAACTTCTCGAAAACTCGCGACTCTTGAGGCCGGGCGAAGAGTCGGGGTCTAGGTATCTACATCCCTAACTCGGGACTAGATGATAGATATAGCCCTTAGAAATCACCGGGCTTTCGGATAAGAGATAAATTGACCTGCGGGTGCTCTTGAATCACGAGGACCAAACTAAGGTAGCTCGTGTAGGAATTTAAATTTAACTATTTTCGTCCGACAACCAAATTGACGCATAACAAGAATATAGCCAATCCATCCCCATGATcatatcaaagtctaccatttctaacTCGTGAAGGTATGCTGTGTCAACTTATGGTACACTCTCCTTTGGGAcaaccccatatatatatatatcgggatAGAATTGCCTTACCAATAAGGttagacacttcaaaaggtttggACAATGGTTCTGGTTTGACTCCAAACTTTTTAGCAATAAAAATTTTTACATAAGAAAGGGTAGATCCTGGGTCTATAAGTGCAAAAACATCACAACTGAAAACGGTGATAGTACCTGTAATAACATCGATACGACCCTCAGCATCCTGTCGAGCACCTAAAGTATACAAGCGGTTTGGACCTCTACTTGCATTCTCTGATCTCGCTGGGGCTCCACCTGACCGAGCTCGAGTGTTCTTGTTTACCTGTGAAATCGAATTGGTGGATTGAGCTATGTCCCACAGCCTACTTAAAAATGGACAATCTCTCAAAAAAGTGACCCGACCGGCCACATCCAAAACAACCATCCACGCCCGAACGGCATGTCCACGAATGTCTCTTCCCACAAGTATTATAAACTAGGTGGAAGCCATGACCGCCGAATTCCCTTTAGATTGTGAGCCTCGACGCTCGAAAGcttctctcttctcctctcccGAACTTAGGAGCTGGAGCGCGGCCGATGAAGGAATGGGTCCGGATGACATTGTTGAAGAATTTTCTATTCTTCCCACTATTCTAAACTTCCCGGTTGACTTAACCTCTTGTTAAAGCtctttgtctttctctttctgcaCAACTTCCTCCTCCTTGAGCCTTGTTTCATTTCCTTACACAAATGCCAATATCTTGGCGATAGTCATACCTCTATTCTGGGCTACAATATTTGCCCCATCATATAAGTGAAATTCAAGACCAGTGACAAACCTCTGTACTCTGGCCCTCATGTTAGGAACGAGCTCAGTAGCATATTTTGCCAGACACATAAACTCCAAGTAGTAATCCCGACAGTCCTCCCATTGTTTGAGTTTGAGAACTACTCGGCTCGGCTTCTCGGACCTCGCAGGGAATAAAATGATCCGTAGAAATGCCTCACGAACTCATCCCACGTGGCATCGAAGTATCATTACCTCGGGATAATTCCCAAGTCTCGTACCGTGCATTCGCTACTCCATGCGCGAGCTCCAAACGTACCGCCTCTGTCTCCGTCACGCTCATCATTCTATATATCTTCTGAAGACCATCATTGAAATCTTGAGGGTCCTCTTCCTTCTTTGTCCCCGAGAAGACTGGGGACTTCATTCTCAAGAACTCTTTAGCCCTGGAGGATCCTCTATGATCTATAGAATTAGACCTCGCTTCCAGACActgggcctgagcggctactaactgtgTGAGCATTGCAATAGAGCTCCCAACATCCACATTAGTTGTTCCAGTCTAAGGAGCCGGAATCTCTGTCGAAGCAGGAGTAGGAAGAGTAGTCTCTGGCGTAGGCGTCTGATCAGAATTGGCTCGGATAGCCTCACGACGAGCAGTGTTGGAAGCTGTCCTTAATCTGTTTGTAGTCTTTCTCTTTGGAGCCATAATCGTATGAAATTACGTAAATGCAAGAATTAGGAAGACATCTCGAAGTTATAGCTCTAgttgcacgatctagaatacaaagaagtgaGACTTTCTTAATATGTCTTAGTGGTCAGTTGTTTATATGCATGCGCAGTCATACATATAAAGGAGATCCCACTCGACACGATTTCATAGATTCCCTACGACACTGAACCAACCTggctgctctgataccaagctttgtcacggcccgaaccatggcctgagcGTGACACGACACTCGATGCCTGACTGTCTATGATCGAGCAAACCTATGGCTGCTGAGTCTAACAGTTGTATCATGAAAGCATGCAAGATATAAAATGAACCAAGAGAATACTCTAACTCAAATATAATAGAGGATGCGGAAATAAATGTTGTGAGGCAAAACCAACATAACTGAATAAAGACcgtgtctatgaaacctctatgtCAAAATACTGTAAGAATAACTAAGTCAGGACAAGACCCTGACATGCCTCAAGTGCTAATGAACTAACTAATACTTGAAAGCTGGAAATAGATGGGAAGCCCTGAAAGAGAGGGGCTCACCAATTAGCTGATGTACTCAAAGCACTGGAAGCTAAGTGGTTGTTGTATCCTCTTGAAAGTCAGACTCTGCACCGTGAAGTACAGGCCCATG
This genomic interval from Lycium ferocissimum isolate CSIRO_LF1 unplaced genomic scaffold, AGI_CSIRO_Lferr_CH_V1 ctg1348, whole genome shotgun sequence contains the following:
- the LOC132042121 gene encoding transcription termination factor MTERF2, chloroplastic, which translates into the protein MSSNCLQNYLAFVVPNSNPQPFLFPCHCNTNFVRPEQVSRLRCRKLSFGPLVPLAAAARSNGTAEDVEECEAREAVSCYLQELGVSNEESMEIALNSPKYVSMLIDSVRDLDDFSLWNSWSTTDDEKPPFKRKVYLMAKQKGDKGMLPFLESIGLTLSSATHLARYFSSKTLPTLIDKVKYLKKIFFADSDDGGLIARNARQMMMHLSISIDEDIQQTLSFFEKIQARRGGLHLLGSEDASFRYLIESFPRLLLLPKESHIKRLMEFLDDIGVAEGCKRQILLLFPPIIFYDIEKDVRPRLQAILKDGMTGKDFGQMLLKYPWILSRSILQNYENILIFFDDEKVPKISVAQAIKSCPLLLGLSVNKLKLVVEQFRNFGIRNQKLGKVIATSPQLLLQKPQEFHQVVCFLRDLGLDDDIIGRILGRCPEIFASSIGKTLKRKLDFLMGIGVSRSHLPRIIRKYPEFFVCDIHRALRPRMTYLMHVGLSKREVALMICRFSPLLGYSIDEVLKPKVEFLMNSMEKPISNVVEYPRYFSYSLENKIKPRFWVLKDRNMECSLKSMLGKNDEEFSAEFGERKMLVPPL